One region of Eupeodes corollae chromosome 1, idEupCoro1.1, whole genome shotgun sequence genomic DNA includes:
- the LOC129940870 gene encoding T-related protein isoform X2 yields MHMATSHILSAVDPVVLGNSTPTSSNGSSHSGPTRSPGLDRNLHVTLDDRELWLRFQNLTNEMIVTKNGRRMFPVVKVTTTGLDPAAMYTILLEFVQVDSHRWKYVNGEWVPGGKAEVPPSNPIYVHPESPNFGAHWMKEPISFAKVKLTNKTNGNGQIMLNSLHKYEPRVHLVRVGSDQRHVVTYPFPETQFIAVTAYQNEEVTSLKIKYNPFAKAFLDAKERPDSIYSHDAHYGWFIPPPTHYPPTHSQMSVNSCDRYTRHPQRAARPAPYARPRIVSGAPSNPSTPPPTTPISTHSQSGFVPVESSTTTVFSYPTSWQSNGSYWSTPPNPSSPITSNASPTPSNGSPSYASPSPGYTIHHLTSHPQYSSAGNQTDIYQNGTGSSPQPYGTGAHQIYHPTPASPSHQLYTNVLNPPASLTYPSSSFYNGTEYGLYQNAYSYQPEYIPLVSEMCTYNHPLEPIDVPKPIEENNTSSLYKESEESSVLTLECSSLKNSSSKLDSSSPHNNNNNNNNNNNQRTENWTPLTPPQSTIQ; encoded by the exons ATATGGCTACATCTCATATCCTATCGGCTGTTGATCCAGTGGTTCTTGGAAATTCAACACCTACATCATCGAATGGCAGTAGCCATAGCGGCCCAACACGTAGTCCCGGATTGGACAGAAATCTTCATGTAACATTGGACGATCGGGAACTATGGCTTcggtttcaaaatttaacaaatgaaaTGATCGTTACTAAAAACGgaag gCGAATGTTCCCTGTTGTAAAAGTTACAACCACAGGCCTAGATCCAGCTGCAATGTATACGATACTTCTTGAATTTGTTCAAGTTGATAGTCATCGATGGAAATATGTTAATGGAGAATGG GTTCCCGGAGGTAAAGCAGAAGTTCCACCATCAAATCCAATTTATGTTCATCCAGAGTCTCCAAATTTTGGTGCCCATTGGATGAAAGAACCAATTTCATTTGCCAaagttaaattaacaaataaaacaaacggaAATGGGcag ATCATGTTAAATTCTCTGCACAAATATGAGCCACGTGTACATTTGGTTCGAGTGGGCTCGGATCAGAGACATGTTGTTACATATCCATTTCCAGAAACACAATTTATAGCTGTTACAGCTTATCAAAATGAGGAAGTAActtcattgaaaattaaatataatccTTTTGCTAAGGCCTTTTTAGATGCTAAG gAGCGTCCTGATTCGATATACAGTCATGATGCCCATTACGGATGGTTCATTCCACCGCCAACACATTATCCCCCGACGCATTCACAAATGTCGGTTAACTCTTGTGATCGGTACACGCGGCATCCCCAAAGAGCTGCCAGACCTGCTCCCTATGCACGACCCCGAATTGTATCGGGTGCGCCTAGCAATCCCAGCACTCCCCCACCAACAACACCAATCTCCACTCACTCGCAATCTGGATTTGTTCCTGTTgaatcatcaacaacaactgtCTTCTCATATCCAACGAGTTGGCAAAGTAATGGCAGCTACTGGAGTACACCTCCAAATCCAAGCTCTCCCATAA CCTCGAATGCATCACCAACTCCATCAAATGGATCACCTAGTTACGCAAGTCCATCTCCAGGCTACACAATACACCACTTGACATCACATCCTCAATATAGCTCAGCTGGCAATCAAACTGATATCTATCAAAACGGCACGGGCTCGTCTCCCCAACCCTATGGCACTGGGGCCCATCAAATTTACCACCCTACTCCAGCCTCACCATCTCATCAGCTTTATACAAATGTCTTGAATCCACCTGCTAGTCTCACTTACCCCAGCAGTTCATTCTACAATGGAACCGAATATGGACTCTATCAGAACGCCTATTCATATCAACCGGAGTACATTCCATTGGTTTCAGAAATGTG CACTTATAACCACCCACTCGAACCAATTGATGTTCCTAAACCGATCGAAGAAAATAATACATCATCTCTTTACAAAGAATCTGAAGAAAGTTCTGTTTTGACATTGGAATGTTCGAGTCTCAAGAATTCATCATCGAAGCTTGATTCCTCTTCtccacataataataataataacaacaataataataacaatcaaAGAACTGAAAATTGGACTCCATTGACACCACCACAAAGTACGATTCAATAA
- the LOC129940870 gene encoding T-related protein isoform X1 produces MQDMATSHILSAVDPVVLGNSTPTSSNGSSHSGPTRSPGLDRNLHVTLDDRELWLRFQNLTNEMIVTKNGRRMFPVVKVTTTGLDPAAMYTILLEFVQVDSHRWKYVNGEWVPGGKAEVPPSNPIYVHPESPNFGAHWMKEPISFAKVKLTNKTNGNGQIMLNSLHKYEPRVHLVRVGSDQRHVVTYPFPETQFIAVTAYQNEEVTSLKIKYNPFAKAFLDAKERPDSIYSHDAHYGWFIPPPTHYPPTHSQMSVNSCDRYTRHPQRAARPAPYARPRIVSGAPSNPSTPPPTTPISTHSQSGFVPVESSTTTVFSYPTSWQSNGSYWSTPPNPSSPITSNASPTPSNGSPSYASPSPGYTIHHLTSHPQYSSAGNQTDIYQNGTGSSPQPYGTGAHQIYHPTPASPSHQLYTNVLNPPASLTYPSSSFYNGTEYGLYQNAYSYQPEYIPLVSEMCTYNHPLEPIDVPKPIEENNTSSLYKESEESSVLTLECSSLKNSSSKLDSSSPHNNNNNNNNNNNQRTENWTPLTPPQSTIQ; encoded by the exons aaGATATGGCTACATCTCATATCCTATCGGCTGTTGATCCAGTGGTTCTTGGAAATTCAACACCTACATCATCGAATGGCAGTAGCCATAGCGGCCCAACACGTAGTCCCGGATTGGACAGAAATCTTCATGTAACATTGGACGATCGGGAACTATGGCTTcggtttcaaaatttaacaaatgaaaTGATCGTTACTAAAAACGgaag gCGAATGTTCCCTGTTGTAAAAGTTACAACCACAGGCCTAGATCCAGCTGCAATGTATACGATACTTCTTGAATTTGTTCAAGTTGATAGTCATCGATGGAAATATGTTAATGGAGAATGG GTTCCCGGAGGTAAAGCAGAAGTTCCACCATCAAATCCAATTTATGTTCATCCAGAGTCTCCAAATTTTGGTGCCCATTGGATGAAAGAACCAATTTCATTTGCCAaagttaaattaacaaataaaacaaacggaAATGGGcag ATCATGTTAAATTCTCTGCACAAATATGAGCCACGTGTACATTTGGTTCGAGTGGGCTCGGATCAGAGACATGTTGTTACATATCCATTTCCAGAAACACAATTTATAGCTGTTACAGCTTATCAAAATGAGGAAGTAActtcattgaaaattaaatataatccTTTTGCTAAGGCCTTTTTAGATGCTAAG gAGCGTCCTGATTCGATATACAGTCATGATGCCCATTACGGATGGTTCATTCCACCGCCAACACATTATCCCCCGACGCATTCACAAATGTCGGTTAACTCTTGTGATCGGTACACGCGGCATCCCCAAAGAGCTGCCAGACCTGCTCCCTATGCACGACCCCGAATTGTATCGGGTGCGCCTAGCAATCCCAGCACTCCCCCACCAACAACACCAATCTCCACTCACTCGCAATCTGGATTTGTTCCTGTTgaatcatcaacaacaactgtCTTCTCATATCCAACGAGTTGGCAAAGTAATGGCAGCTACTGGAGTACACCTCCAAATCCAAGCTCTCCCATAA CCTCGAATGCATCACCAACTCCATCAAATGGATCACCTAGTTACGCAAGTCCATCTCCAGGCTACACAATACACCACTTGACATCACATCCTCAATATAGCTCAGCTGGCAATCAAACTGATATCTATCAAAACGGCACGGGCTCGTCTCCCCAACCCTATGGCACTGGGGCCCATCAAATTTACCACCCTACTCCAGCCTCACCATCTCATCAGCTTTATACAAATGTCTTGAATCCACCTGCTAGTCTCACTTACCCCAGCAGTTCATTCTACAATGGAACCGAATATGGACTCTATCAGAACGCCTATTCATATCAACCGGAGTACATTCCATTGGTTTCAGAAATGTG CACTTATAACCACCCACTCGAACCAATTGATGTTCCTAAACCGATCGAAGAAAATAATACATCATCTCTTTACAAAGAATCTGAAGAAAGTTCTGTTTTGACATTGGAATGTTCGAGTCTCAAGAATTCATCATCGAAGCTTGATTCCTCTTCtccacataataataataataacaacaataataataacaatcaaAGAACTGAAAATTGGACTCCATTGACACCACCACAAAGTACGATTCAATAA